The Gimesia sp. DNA window TCCTGGCGGGGTCCAAAGACGTTGAAATAGCGAATTCTCACGGTTTCCAGAGAGTAAGAATTGGCGAAAGCCTGGCAGTACAGTTCGCCGGCCAGCTTGGCGGCAGCATACGGTGACAGCACTTCTGGTGTCTGTCCTTCATGCTTGGGCATCTGTTTCTGGTTACCATATGCACTGCTGGAACCGGCGTAAACGACGCGTTGTACGCCCGAGCGACGGGCGGCATCAAGCACGTGAATGGTTCCGGTGACACAGGCTTCGTGTGTATCAAGTGGGTGATCGACACTGCGTGGAACGGAAGCCAGGGCCGCCTGGTGGAAGATGATATCGACATCTTTGGCAGCGGCTTCAACGGCGGACAGGTCGCGGAGATCTCCCTCAACGAATTCGACCTGCTCTTTGATGTGCTCCAGGTTCTTCAAAGCGCCCGTGCTGAGATTGTCAAAGACCCGGACCCGATGTCCGTCGTTGATCAACCGCGTCGCCAGATGAGATCCAATGAAGCCTGCACCGCCGGTTACTAGATAATTTGTCACGTTTCTGTTCCTGCAAAGATCAAATTTCGTCGGGCCAGAACAATACAGCCAGCAGACGCCCAAGTCTGTCTCTACGAATGGCCCCTAAGTTGTACTTTCAATGTAGCATCCGTTTGCCGGGTATCTGGCATGGAATTCAGACGTTTCCTCTTAATCATTATCGAACAACCTTCGCTCGATATCCGGATCCCTATTATATGCAGTCATTTCCCATATAACCAAAATAATAAGTCATGGAAGCCGGCCGCGCAGGTGCGCAGGAGAGCACCGCAGAGGACAGAGATCGAGAATAATCGCTTTAACCACTACCTGTGCAGGGTGTTGTAACAATCGTCACAATTTTGCTGATTGTGTGGCAGCCTGCAGGATTTTCAGGCGTGAACGAAGGGGAAACTTATTTCACGCCGGGTCCGAAAGGAGAAAAGCGGGCGATCATAATTCCGGCAGCGACGGAGGCATTCAGAGAATCGACGAGCCCCGCTGAAGTGAGGCGGCAGACGACATCGCATTGTTCGAGCGTGAGCCTTCTGAGGCCTTTCTCTTCGTTGCCGATGACGACCATCCAGGGGCGATCCTGGCTGTAAGTGGCGACGTCTTCTTCCGCATGTTCGGACGTCCCCATGATCCAGATGCCGGCTGCCTTGGCTTCGGTGATTGCGCGACTCAGATTGGTTTCAACGGCGAAGGGAACCCCTTCCATGCCTCCCGAAGCGACGTCATAGACGGTTCCGTTCAGGGGCGCTGAACGATCCTTGGTCAGGATGATCCCTCGCACACCGAAAAAACCTGCGGTTCGAAAAATGGCGCCGATGTTGTGCGGATCCTGAATGCAGTCCAGGGCCAGCCAGAGTCCTCGGGATTCGCCCTCTGTTTTGTCCATCGCGAACAACTCGCCCAGCGAAGAGGGTATGCGGGGTTTGACCAGCGCCACGGAACCTGCGGTGCGGCGGCCCTGATCTTCCGACTGGCGGCGTTTCATCTTCTGGGGTGGTGCCTTGCGAACCACTACGGGAATACCATGACTGCGGGCTTCATCGGCTACGTCTCCCCAGTTTCCCTGTGAGGCTCCCGCGGTCAGACGGATTTCAGTCACGTCAATCGGGCGGGTTTTCAAGGCAGCCAGCACACTATGGGGGTTTTTCAGCTCCAGAGCCACTTACACAATTCCTGAGTCAGCGAAGAGAATCATACCTGTCGGGTGAATCCCGACCAATGTGCAAAGGGTAGGCTCTCTGATCGACAGATTCAAGGAGTGCGAGACTCAGAATGCTTGTTCTCGGCCAGTTTTTCCGCGTATTTAGCCAGGTCCGAGGATTTGAGTCGATTCATGCCGACAGAGGTGTCGTTGATGTCGGAGAGCAGTTTGTCTGCATTGTCCTGCATGCGAACGGGGAGACGCACCGTAAACTGACTGCCGCGTCCGAATTCACTCTCCAAAAAGACTTCCCCGTCCAGCAGCTTGGACAGTTCACGAATGATGGAAAGTCCCAGGCCGGTGCCTTCGTAAGAGCGGCTCATCGTATCACGGGTTTCCGAGTTCGATTTCCCCTGGCGGAATTTCTCGAAGATAAATTCCTGCTCATCCAGGGGGATCCCGATGCCGTTATCACGGACCAAAAGATCGAACAGTTCCGGGTCGTCTTCACAGAGGGTCGCCGAGACATGCACGCGGCCCCCTTCCGGCGTAAACTTGATTGCGTTGGAAAGCAGGTTGTTCAGAATCTGCTGGATCTTGACCGAGTCCTGAAAGAGGATGGGAATCCTGGGATCGATTTCCGAAGTGAGTTCGATATTCTTTTTATCGGCCAGGGGGAGCATGGTACCGGCGCGGCGTTCGATCAGATCGGCAATCGATAATTCGGAAAGCTGCAGTTCCATCTTACCGCTTTCGATTTTGGCCAGATCGAGAACATCGTTGATCTGCGCGAGCAGGTTTTTTCCCGACATCTGAATGTTGGCAACGTAGCGTTTCTGTTTTTCTCCGAGGTCTTTGGTGTTCGCCAGCAGATCGCTGAAGCCGAGAATACTGTTCAGCGGCGTGCGGAGTTCGTGGCTCATCGTGGCCAGGAACTCGTCTTTGAGTTTATTCATCTCGTAAAGTCGGAGGTTCACCTGCGCGAGTTCATCGACTTTGGTATCGAGGTCCGTGTTCACGGTCCGGAGTTCTTCCTGAACCGTAACCAGGTGACGCAACATGCGGTTGAACGCGTAGCTCAGCTCTTCAAATTCGTCCCCGGTACGAATGTCGGCTCTCAGATCGAGATTGCCGTGCGCGATTTCATCGCTGACGTCCTTGAGGTGCAGGACCGGCTTGACGATCACATACCGCACGATGGCGTAAGCGGCGAGCATCGCCAGGACGGCGGTGATCAGGGCTGAAGCGACGTTGATCGCGCGGTTCCAGTTCTGGGCCTGTTCCACCTTCTGGGACGGGAAGCGAATATTGACGATGCCGATCAGCCCCCCGAGTTCGAGATCCGGATCATCGTGCAGACGATGACAGGAGACACAGGATTCGGTGGCGTGAATGGCACTGTAATACTGGAATTTGCCCTCAGACACGTCGGCGTAGAAGATTTCATTCTCGCCCTGCTTGATGCGTTCGAGGGCTTCGTAGCCGGCACTGTCGATGGGGCGTTCCTTGGAGTCGGCGTTAGAAGGGTTGGCTTTGAAAACCGACCAGCTGTAATTACCGAGGTCCTTGGACTTCACCGACTGGGCGATCTTTTCGATCAGCTCCCGGTACTCTTTGTTGTTCTCGGACCATTTCCAGTGCTTTTCCAGAATGATGGGGGCCACCAGCAGCCGAGCGGAAGTCACGTTCTGCTCATCCAGCACCTGGTTGTTCATCCAGGTATTGAGGGAGAAACTGGCGGTGATCAGGACCATAAGCCCCCCGCCGAACAGGAAGCGGCACTTCCGTTCGAGATTGGTTTCACCGAGCAGTTTTTTAAAGACGCGATACGACATGGACTTCCAGCTGCTAACGAATCAGGATCAGACCAAGGCCCCGAGCCCGAGTATCCTCTGATCTTATTCCAAAATTACGCGGAGAGAAAAGCACGATTCGCCAATTCTACTCTCAATTCATTGAAATATCTGAGAAATCCTCAGAGGCTGTGACCGACCTGGCAGCAGGGACAGTAGAAAGTGGAGCGCTGCGCCTGGACGATGCGAATGATCTCCGCCCCCCGGCAGGTGGGACAGTGTTCTCCCGCCCGGCTGTAGACGCGGTGATGATTCTGGTAGCCGCCCGATTTGTTCAACGCATTCCGATAAGTGCCATCGCCGAGTGTCGAACCTTCGTAACGGATTGCTGCTTTCAGTATCTTGCGCGTCGCCTGATGCAGGGCTTTGACTTCGTCTGCGTTCAGTTCATTGGCGGGGCGCTCGGGATGAATCCGACTCAGATGCAGAATCTCACTGGCGTAGAGATTCCCGATGCCGGCGACCATTTTCTGGTCCAGTAAGGCGACTTTAATCGCCCGGCTGGTGCTGCCACACCGCTGCTCAAGTTCCTGGAATGTCAGGGCCAGGGCATCCGGACCGAGCTTTGCGGGGCCGAGCACGGTCTCGAGTTCCGCTTTGCGTAGTAATTGAACCGTTCCCAGTCCGCGACGGTCCCAGAACCAGAGTGATGTCTGCCTGCGTCCGTTCTGTAGACGCCATTCCAGGCGAAGGTGTTCGCGATCCGGCGGATCGGAGAGTAACATCAGTCCAGTCATACGGGGTTCAATGACGAACGACTCCTCGTTCTCCAGGTCCAGAATCACGCGTTTGGCCAGTCTGCGTACGGAAACCACCGTCTGATTTAAGACCCTGCCCTGGATCGACTTCAGACCTGGTTTCATCGAAATGGGCTTACAGGTACAGCGGCATTTGACGAATTCACGGATCCGGGCGCCTACGACGGCATCGCGGATGCCCCGCACCATGGTTTCCACTTCCGGCAGCTCTGGCACGATTATACTTTCTATAGCAATGGTAGCGGTTTTGCGTTGTCAACAATTTTGAACGAAGTGTTTCTATTCTACTACCTGTAACTGTTCTTTCGATGTCAGCGTTCAGCTGAAACAGGAAGAAGAAGAAATTTGAGATTACGCTTGACGTTGGGCCAAAGTTGGACGATCCTAGATCATAAAGTACTTAGATTCCCTATCTTGCAGAACGTGTACACACGGACTGCAATTCGAACCGTCAAATATCAGTGCCAATCGGAGAGCGTCCATGCGCCCTAAAAACCCTCGAGTCGGCTCCAGTGTTGTTTCAGTTCTGGCAACCATCGCCTGTTTATCAATCGTTCTGGCAGTCACGTTTTATCTGGTGAACCGCCAGCCTCAAGTGACCGTGGAAAAAGTGGAGGAGCAAATTCAGGCTCCTGCAGAAACCCCACTGGTCATGGAAGAACAACAGGAAGTTGTGGTCGTGCCGGAACAAACTCCTGAACCGGTTCAGGAAACGCCGCGAGTCACTCCTGAAGAAATGGTCGCCGCCCAACTGGCTGCCGGCGAATTCGGTCAGGCGATTGAAACCGCAGAGACCGTCGCTGACCTCAATGAACGCACCATGCTGCTGAAGATGGTTGTCAAAGCCCAGATGGATTCCGGCGACTTTGTTGCCGCCCTGGGAACGATCAACCGGATCCCGCTGGCAGAAGCCCGCTCGCAAGCGATGAGCGAACGGGCCCAGGCCATGTCACTGGCCGGGGGTTCTCAGCTGGCCGACTTCACCGAACTCATTCAGCTGATTCAGACACAGACTTCAGGTCTCTGGTCAGACACCGGGGAAGGTGATGGGGAAATCAGTCAGTTTTCCAGCGGGGTTAAGGTCGATCCCCACGGACTGCTGCATCAGATCAGTCAGCAGGAACGCAACGGACAGCTGGCAGCTCTGGGCATTAAAGCCCGTCAGGCTAACCTGAATCAGAATGTCGCTCAGAACAGCCAGCTGCGTCTGGTTTCGCTGACACGTCTGGAACAGCAGGTAGAACAGTTAATCGAAGAAGGTCGTTCTCCGGTCGAAACCATGAAAATGCTCGCCGGTCTGACCAAAGTTCAATACATCTTTGTTTACCCGGAAGAGAACGAAGTCGTGATCGCCGGCCCGGCTGAAGCTTGGATCTACAACGAGCAGGGCCAGGCAGTGGGTGTCGAAAGTGGACGTCCCGTACTGCAGCTGGACGACCTCGTTACCGTATTGCGGACCTTCTCTGACCAGGGTGAAAAAATCTTCGGCTGTTCTTTCGATCCCCGTCCTGAAGGACTGGCCCGTGTGAAAGAATTCGTCGCTCAGTCCAATGCCCGTGGCCCTCTGCACGCTGGTGGCGGTGTGCGGAACTGGACCCGTCAGCTGAAGGATAAACTGGGCGTCCAGGACATCACTCAGTACGGTGTGCCTGACACTTCCCGTGTGGCTCGTGTTCTGATCGAAGCCGACTACCGGATGAAAATGATCGGGATCGGCAAACTGGACGCTGGTGCGAATATCCCCAGCTACTTCGATCTGCTGGCCAAAGAAAACTCACAGTCGGCTCAGAAGCTGGAAGCACTTCGCTGGTGGCTGACCATGAAGTACGATTCCGTACTGCACAACCCACAGCGGACCGCCTTCGAGCTGGTTGGCTCTTCTGTCCTCTGTCAGTCTGAAAACCAGATTGTGACCAAAGAAGGTCAGCGTCTGCAGACCGGTCAGGCCGAAAAGCTGAACCGTGAATTCGCTGCCAACTTCACAAAGCATTATCAGGAACTGGCCCAGAAAGATCTGGTTTACGCCGACCTGCAGAACATTTTCGATCTGGCCCTGGTCGCTGCCCTGATGCAGAACGAGCAACTGGCTAACCGTGCCGGCTGGGAAATGAATGCCTTCGCTGCGAACGGCATGTATCGTCCCGCTGAGTACAAACCTGCTCACACGGTCGAAACGGTCGTCAATCACCGGGTCTACAACGGCAAAGACGTTGTGGTTCAGGTAGCCGGCGGTGTTCGCGTCGATACGGCATCGGTCGTTAAGAACCAGAACAACCTGAAGGTCTCTCCCGAAGTGGGAGCAGTCTCCACCAAATCACAGGCCCCGGCGTTGCCCGTCGGTCGCTGGTGGTGGGATCTGGCTAACTGAGATCAGTTCACCAGAAACAGAAAAAAAAAAAACGCGGTCCCCAACAGGGCCGCGTTTTTTTTTGGAGTGGGCTTTCGCTTATTTCACATAGCCTTTGATGCCAACCGGCTTGAGGGTCTGCGGAAAGTCGCGGGGTTCCGTGTGAGCCTGCTGCATGACTTTCGTCATCTGTTTGACTTTCTCCGGATGCTGCTCAGCCAGATTCTTCGTCTCGCCGATATCCTGGTTCAGATTGTAGAGTTCAATCGGCCGGTTCATCCGGTTCTGTACTGCCTTCCAGTCTCCCATCCGCAGTGCCCGGGAACGAATCGTACCTTTGGTGTATTCCCAGTAAAGGTAATCATGTTTTTTCTGAGTTCCCTTCCCGAGCAGCGTCGGCACAAAGGAGATGCCGTCAATGTCGACTCCGTCGGGAACTTTAGTGCCTGCGACCTGCGCGAACGTTGGCAGGATATCCCAGAAACCGATCTGCAGTTCGGAAGTGGTCCCCGGGGCAATCTTACCGGGCCAACTGGCGATAAAGGGCACCCGCAGGCCGCCTTCATACATGGTTCCCTTATGGCCTTTGAGGGGTGCATTGCCGTCAAAGAAATCGGTCATCTCTTTCCAGTTGCCCCCCTGCCCTCCATTGTCGGAAGTGAAAATCAGCAGTGTGTTATCGCGGATGCCCAGCTGCTCCAACAGGGTGACAATTTCACCCACATGATCATCCAGTCGAGAGACCATGCCAGCGAAGGTGGTCAGGCCATCTTCAGAACCGATGTAACCGGGACGCGGATCCGGAATGTCCTGCTTGGGGAATTTTCCCTGGTAGGGGCGCTCGGATTCCTCGGGCACCACCAGCTCCACGTGAGGCAGAATGTAAGGCAGGTAAGCGAAGAAGGGTTGATCCTTGTTTTTGCGGATGAATGACTTGGCGTCTTCGTGAATCAGGTCATGAATGTATGTGCCCCGCCCGCCGTTTTCGTTCTCGGGGAGCATCACCTTGTCGTCATTCCGCCAGATCCAGTAAGGATAGTAAAAGTGGGCATGCACCTGCAGGAGCTGACCGGTAAACTGATCGAAGCCCTGCTGTGTCGGTCGGCCGGGGGTGCCTTCATAGCCGAGTCCCCACTTGCCGAAACAGCCGGTGGCGTAGCCGGCTGATTTCAATACTTCGGCAACGGTCTTGTCTTCTTCGTAGAGCAGCTGATTCAGATCATTGGCGCGGACCGCGGTGTGCCCGGTATGCTGACCGGTCATTAGCACACTTCGCGAAGGCTGGCAGACCATGCTGCCGGCGTAGGCCTGAGTAAACTTCATGCCGTCAGCTGCCAGCTGATCGATGTGAGGTGTTTTGATTTTAGTCTGACCGTAACAACCGAGTTCTGCATACCCGAGATCATCGGCCATGATGAAAATGATGTTGGGTTTCTGCGCGTCCGCAGCGCGGCTGTCTGTCGGTTGAGACAGGTCCAGACAGCTGAGGACAGCCAGTAGTAAGAAACAACGTCGAAGCATTATGCCATTCCCTTTCGAATGTATGGATTTGGTTTGTTTTTGAAAGATTTACATGTGTTAAATGTTTTGAAAACTCAAATTGAAAAAACGCTTTGAATTGGTCTTGACCGATTCGAGGGTACCTTCTATTCTCCCCGCACCATTAACGTTCAAGTTAATGAAATCAATTTCGAGAAGACAATTCCTGTTACTATCACACCTCAGAATGACAGTTATCATTCTCTGTTTCAACCTTCAAGCAAATACCGGTGTTCGTTGAGTGATTTCATTCACTCAACGGAAAGATCGAATGCCCGAGGCACGGACGCTGAGGCATCGATCTTTTTTGAAGTCACTCCAGACTGATACCTGCCAGACCGTGAATAACAGGATGAAAATTTAAGGCGAACAATCGCCTCCCGGAAGTGGTGCATGTCCTTCCCCCCCTGGGCTACTGCTTCCGGGAATTTTTATGCGCAAAGGCCCGTCTCGTTGAGAAACTCACGAGACGGGCCTTTTGTTTTTTGCATTCGTTCCGGATCAGTTTCAACCCTCTTCGGGGAAACCATCCATCTTGCCGATTACGACGATGCCGGATTCAGAAACGGTAAAGCCCCGTTTTTTATCCTGCTCCAGGTCATAGCCGATCTCGCAGCCTTTGGGGATCGAAACCCCTTTATCGATGATCGCATTCCGGATCTTGGCATGTCGCCCGACGTTCACGCCGGAGAAGAGAATCGAATTATCGACCTCGGCCCAGCTGTTGACGCGGACATTGGAGGAGATGATCGACTGGCTCACGCGACCACCGGAAATGATCGACCCCGGACAGACCATACTGTCGACCGCCTGCCCGACGCGGGGCTTGGAACCTTCGCTCTGGGCGAAGACGAATTTCGGTGGTGGATCGGGTGCCTGGTACGAGCGAATCGGCCAGGTGTTATCGTACAGATTCAGCTGCGGATGCACGGAAATCAGGTCCATATTGGCTTCGTAGTAAGCGTCAATGGTTCCCACATCCCGCCAGTAATAGCCGTCGCCTGTGTTCTTATCCTGGAAGGGATAGGCACGGATCAGGTGGTCATCAATAATCGAGGGAATGATGTTCTTACCAAAATCGTGCGCGCTGTCGAGCTGAGTGGCATCGTAGCAGAGGCGTTCGAACAGGAAATTGGTGTTGAAGACATAAATCCCCATCGAAGCCAGACTCTTATCCGGATGAGTCGGCATCGGGGCAGGTGAAGCGGGTTTTTCTTCGAACTTGACGACCCGCATGTCATCATCGACGCCCATGACGCCGAACTGGGTTGCTTCGGTGCGGTCCACGGGAATACACCCGATAGTGACTTCGGCCCCTGATTCACGGTGATCGTTGATCAGTTTTGAGTAATCCATTTTATAAATGTGATCGCCGGAGAGAATCAGAATGTAATCAGAGCGGGCACGTTCGATGGTATAGATATTCTGATAGACGGCGTCAGCGGTTCCCTGGTACCACTGTTCGTCAATTCGCTGCTGGGGAGGCAGGACATCGATGAACTCATTCAACTCCCGGCAGAGGAATCGCCAGCCCAGGTTGATATGACGATCGAGACTGGCAGCCTTGTACTGAGTCAGAATCAGAACCCGCCGCAGTCCACTGTTGATACAGTTGGAAAGGGTAAAATCGATAATCCGGTAACCGCCTCCGAACGGTACCGCAGGTTTCGCCCGATCCCGGGTGAGAGGCTCAAGGCGCGATCCCTTGCCTCCTGCCAGTATCAATGCCAGGACGTTCCGCATAGCTATTCCTCCTGAATATGGAACAAGGTTAAGCGAAGACACCTTCGTTCCATCAAAATGATTTTGATGATGACTCAGCCTATGTTGTATCATCCTCTGCGCATGAAAGGAATTCTAAAAAACTCTGTTTTGCAGAAGTTCATTTTTCTTCAGGAAGTTTCACCATGACAGAGTGTCTGGTTGAAACACCGCACAATTCGGAATGGCAACTTGATGAACTTCAGACAGAATTAACGCTTGCGGCTTCTCTCCCGGAATCGATCGATTTATAATTTCGCGTGTTCGACTCTCACCTTCCAGATTGCGGAGAATGCATCCATGAGCACCACTGACGAAAAACTCACCAAGTCCTTCTATGATCGCATCAGCCATTCTTATGACGCGCTCGCCGATTCCAACGAGCATGTGGCGCGTGAAAAAGGGTTGGCAGCCCTGGCTGTTTCAGAAGGAGAGACAGTGCTGGAAATCGGGTACGGCACCGGACATTCGCTGGTCGCTTTGGCAGAAGCAGTCGGAGAGAGTGGCCAGGTCTGCGGGGTGGATATCTCCGACGGCATGCAGAAAGTCTCGGAAAAACGCGTAGCCGAGGCAGGTCTGGCCGATCGGGTCAAACTGTCGGTCGCCAATACGCCTCCGCTGCCTTTCGAAGACAACACCTTCGATGCGGTCAGCATGAGCTTTACCCTGGAACTGTTTCCGCTGGTGACTATTCCGGAGGTGCTGCAGGAAATCCGCAGGGTCCTGAAACCGGGAGGACGCCTGGGCGTGGTCTCAATGGCTCTGACCCAGGCAGGGGAAAAAGACAGTATCCTCGAGAAAACCTACAAATGGATGCACCAGCACTTCCCG harbors:
- a CDS encoding SDR family oxidoreductase; translation: MTNYLVTGGAGFIGSHLATRLINDGHRVRVFDNLSTGALKNLEHIKEQVEFVEGDLRDLSAVEAAAKDVDIIFHQAALASVPRSVDHPLDTHEACVTGTIHVLDAARRSGVQRVVYAGSSSAYGNQKQMPKHEGQTPEVLSPYAAAKLAGELYCQAFANSYSLETVRIRYFNVFGPRQDPNSPYSAVIPLFASALLEGKRPVIFGDGLQSRDFTFVDNVVQANILASQADAAVVSGNVYNVACGSSLNLIDLLKFICEQLDKPYDPDFQPPRTGDVKHSWADISAAERDLGYAPVVDIQEGLRRTIEWYAEYVGAESNKCLGGC
- the rlmB gene encoding 23S rRNA (guanosine(2251)-2'-O)-methyltransferase RlmB, which encodes MALELKNPHSVLAALKTRPIDVTEIRLTAGASQGNWGDVADEARSHGIPVVVRKAPPQKMKRRQSEDQGRRTAGSVALVKPRIPSSLGELFAMDKTEGESRGLWLALDCIQDPHNIGAIFRTAGFFGVRGIILTKDRSAPLNGTVYDVASGGMEGVPFAVETNLSRAITEAKAAGIWIMGTSEHAEEDVATYSQDRPWMVVIGNEEKGLRRLTLEQCDVVCRLTSAGLVDSLNASVAAGIMIARFSPFGPGVK
- a CDS encoding ATP-binding protein codes for the protein MSYRVFKKLLGETNLERKCRFLFGGGLMVLITASFSLNTWMNNQVLDEQNVTSARLLVAPIILEKHWKWSENNKEYRELIEKIAQSVKSKDLGNYSWSVFKANPSNADSKERPIDSAGYEALERIKQGENEIFYADVSEGKFQYYSAIHATESCVSCHRLHDDPDLELGGLIGIVNIRFPSQKVEQAQNWNRAINVASALITAVLAMLAAYAIVRYVIVKPVLHLKDVSDEIAHGNLDLRADIRTGDEFEELSYAFNRMLRHLVTVQEELRTVNTDLDTKVDELAQVNLRLYEMNKLKDEFLATMSHELRTPLNSILGFSDLLANTKDLGEKQKRYVANIQMSGKNLLAQINDVLDLAKIESGKMELQLSELSIADLIERRAGTMLPLADKKNIELTSEIDPRIPILFQDSVKIQQILNNLLSNAIKFTPEGGRVHVSATLCEDDPELFDLLVRDNGIGIPLDEQEFIFEKFRQGKSNSETRDTMSRSYEGTGLGLSIIRELSKLLDGEVFLESEFGRGSQFTVRLPVRMQDNADKLLSDINDTSVGMNRLKSSDLAKYAEKLAENKHSESRTP
- the mutM gene encoding bifunctional DNA-formamidopyrimidine glycosylase/DNA-(apurinic or apyrimidinic site) lyase, producing the protein MPELPEVETMVRGIRDAVVGARIREFVKCRCTCKPISMKPGLKSIQGRVLNQTVVSVRRLAKRVILDLENEESFVIEPRMTGLMLLSDPPDREHLRLEWRLQNGRRQTSLWFWDRRGLGTVQLLRKAELETVLGPAKLGPDALALTFQELEQRCGSTSRAIKVALLDQKMVAGIGNLYASEILHLSRIHPERPANELNADEVKALHQATRKILKAAIRYEGSTLGDGTYRNALNKSGGYQNHHRVYSRAGEHCPTCRGAEIIRIVQAQRSTFYCPCCQVGHSL
- a CDS encoding DUF1598 domain-containing protein; protein product: MRPKNPRVGSSVVSVLATIACLSIVLAVTFYLVNRQPQVTVEKVEEQIQAPAETPLVMEEQQEVVVVPEQTPEPVQETPRVTPEEMVAAQLAAGEFGQAIETAETVADLNERTMLLKMVVKAQMDSGDFVAALGTINRIPLAEARSQAMSERAQAMSLAGGSQLADFTELIQLIQTQTSGLWSDTGEGDGEISQFSSGVKVDPHGLLHQISQQERNGQLAALGIKARQANLNQNVAQNSQLRLVSLTRLEQQVEQLIEEGRSPVETMKMLAGLTKVQYIFVYPEENEVVIAGPAEAWIYNEQGQAVGVESGRPVLQLDDLVTVLRTFSDQGEKIFGCSFDPRPEGLARVKEFVAQSNARGPLHAGGGVRNWTRQLKDKLGVQDITQYGVPDTSRVARVLIEADYRMKMIGIGKLDAGANIPSYFDLLAKENSQSAQKLEALRWWLTMKYDSVLHNPQRTAFELVGSSVLCQSENQIVTKEGQRLQTGQAEKLNREFAANFTKHYQELAQKDLVYADLQNIFDLALVAALMQNEQLANRAGWEMNAFAANGMYRPAEYKPAHTVETVVNHRVYNGKDVVVQVAGGVRVDTASVVKNQNNLKVSPEVGAVSTKSQAPALPVGRWWWDLAN
- a CDS encoding arylsulfatase, whose amino-acid sequence is MLRRCFLLLAVLSCLDLSQPTDSRAADAQKPNIIFIMADDLGYAELGCYGQTKIKTPHIDQLAADGMKFTQAYAGSMVCQPSRSVLMTGQHTGHTAVRANDLNQLLYEEDKTVAEVLKSAGYATGCFGKWGLGYEGTPGRPTQQGFDQFTGQLLQVHAHFYYPYWIWRNDDKVMLPENENGGRGTYIHDLIHEDAKSFIRKNKDQPFFAYLPYILPHVELVVPEESERPYQGKFPKQDIPDPRPGYIGSEDGLTTFAGMVSRLDDHVGEIVTLLEQLGIRDNTLLIFTSDNGGQGGNWKEMTDFFDGNAPLKGHKGTMYEGGLRVPFIASWPGKIAPGTTSELQIGFWDILPTFAQVAGTKVPDGVDIDGISFVPTLLGKGTQKKHDYLYWEYTKGTIRSRALRMGDWKAVQNRMNRPIELYNLNQDIGETKNLAEQHPEKVKQMTKVMQQAHTEPRDFPQTLKPVGIKGYVK
- the glgC gene encoding glucose-1-phosphate adenylyltransferase — translated: MRNVLALILAGGKGSRLEPLTRDRAKPAVPFGGGYRIIDFTLSNCINSGLRRVLILTQYKAASLDRHINLGWRFLCRELNEFIDVLPPQQRIDEQWYQGTADAVYQNIYTIERARSDYILILSGDHIYKMDYSKLINDHRESGAEVTIGCIPVDRTEATQFGVMGVDDDMRVVKFEEKPASPAPMPTHPDKSLASMGIYVFNTNFLFERLCYDATQLDSAHDFGKNIIPSIIDDHLIRAYPFQDKNTGDGYYWRDVGTIDAYYEANMDLISVHPQLNLYDNTWPIRSYQAPDPPPKFVFAQSEGSKPRVGQAVDSMVCPGSIISGGRVSQSIISSNVRVNSWAEVDNSILFSGVNVGRHAKIRNAIIDKGVSIPKGCEIGYDLEQDKKRGFTVSESGIVVIGKMDGFPEEG
- a CDS encoding class I SAM-dependent methyltransferase, with translation MSTTDEKLTKSFYDRISHSYDALADSNEHVAREKGLAALAVSEGETVLEIGYGTGHSLVALAEAVGESGQVCGVDISDGMQKVSEKRVAEAGLADRVKLSVANTPPLPFEDNTFDAVSMSFTLELFPLVTIPEVLQEIRRVLKPGGRLGVVSMALTQAGEKDSILEKTYKWMHQHFPHIVDCQPIDAIGYLKESGFEIKEENNLEIWTMPVAVLVGVSPA